The Psychrobium sp. MM17-31 genome window below encodes:
- a CDS encoding cation:proton antiporter subunit C: protein MSFVTDYYNYWVVVFLMMAGFYVVIAANNLVKKVVGLGIFQTAVFMMYITIGKVKGGSAPIVAEGVESFSNPLPHVLILTAIVVGVATTAVALALIIRIKQAYGTIEENEFEDKEDLI from the coding sequence ATGAGTTTTGTCACCGATTATTACAACTACTGGGTCGTAGTATTTTTAATGATGGCAGGGTTTTATGTTGTCATTGCAGCAAATAACTTAGTCAAGAAAGTCGTTGGCTTGGGAATATTCCAGACGGCTGTGTTTATGATGTATATCACTATCGGTAAAGTCAAAGGCGGCTCCGCACCAATAGTGGCTGAGGGCGTTGAGAGTTTCTCTAACCCGCTACCTCATGTTCTTATTTTAACGGCGATTGTGGTTGGTGTTGCCACCACTGCCGTCGCCCTCGCCTTAATTATTCGTATCAAACAAGCCTATGGCACGATTGAAGAAAATGAATTTGAAGACAAGGAAGATCTTATCTAA
- a CDS encoding DUF4040 domain-containing protein, giving the protein MNEFIDIVLLGMLAITALGVIVLKDLFAVVMLFGVYSLLSALIFVNLDAVDVAFTEASVGAGISTVLMLGTLALTGRKEKSTSTIKLMPLLVVLVTGGALLYGTLDMPPFGDPNNPAHQHVAPRYIEESPKEIGLPNMVTSVLASYRAFDTLGETAVVFAAAIGVLSILGLPKSERTALASGLQSHLVLKVVAKLIIPLTILFALYVQFHGDYGPGGGFQAGVIAAAAIILYALVFGLPVALKVLPPSTLNILVASGVLIYAGTGLVSFALGANFLDYNVLSSDPVAGQHLGIILIELGVGITVFAAMLSIFFAFANRAERKNIS; this is encoded by the coding sequence ATGAATGAGTTTATCGATATTGTCTTGCTTGGGATGCTTGCAATTACCGCTCTTGGCGTCATTGTTCTAAAAGATCTGTTCGCGGTTGTCATGCTGTTTGGCGTTTACAGCTTGTTGTCAGCGTTAATCTTTGTCAATTTAGACGCAGTCGATGTGGCGTTTACAGAAGCCTCTGTTGGTGCAGGAATTTCAACGGTTCTTATGTTGGGCACGTTAGCGCTAACCGGGCGTAAAGAAAAGTCGACTAGTACCATAAAACTCATGCCTTTGCTCGTCGTGTTGGTCACTGGCGGTGCGCTTTTGTATGGCACGTTAGACATGCCGCCATTTGGCGATCCAAATAACCCTGCGCATCAGCATGTCGCTCCGCGTTATATTGAAGAGTCTCCAAAAGAGATTGGCTTGCCAAATATGGTTACCTCGGTATTAGCGAGCTACCGTGCTTTCGATACCTTAGGGGAAACAGCCGTGGTATTTGCTGCGGCAATTGGCGTTCTTAGCATTTTGGGACTCCCAAAATCTGAACGCACTGCACTAGCATCGGGTCTTCAATCGCACTTGGTACTAAAAGTCGTTGCCAAACTCATTATTCCACTAACAATTTTGTTTGCCCTCTATGTGCAATTCCACGGCGATTATGGACCCGGCGGCGGGTTCCAAGCTGGGGTTATTGCTGCTGCAGCAATCATTCTTTACGCATTGGTCTTTGGATTACCTGTCGCACTCAAGGTATTGCCACCAAGTACGCTTAACATTCTTGTTGCAAGTGGCGTCCTTATTTATGCAGGCACTGGGCTAGTAAGTTTTGCACTTGGCGCTAACTTCCTCGATTACAATGTTTTAAGCAGCGATCCTGTCGCTGGTCAACATCTCGGCATCATTCTTATTGAATTAGGCGTCGGTATTACTGTATTCGCAGCGATGCTAAGCATATTTTTCGCGTTTGCTAATCGCGCTGAAAGGAAGAATATCTCATGA